In Trifolium pratense cultivar HEN17-A07 linkage group LG7, ARS_RC_1.1, whole genome shotgun sequence, a genomic segment contains:
- the LOC123899025 gene encoding LOB domain-containing protein 29-like, translated as MMTGSGSPCGACKFLRRKCVRGCVFAPYFCHEQGATHFAAIHKVFGASNVSKLLAHLPVTDRCEAAVTISYEAQARLQDPIYGCVAHIFALQQQVVNLQAQLAYMKEEAAQRCLNTSIIENPNEKNFVKPSNNILPQDLQIQMENNSYMSPQFLPNLSSSTTNLSTTHYYNGNSTTFMDLNPIIGNYENSGTLEESISSFSNFDDRCNNSMWNFHEVHNLQ; from the exons ATGATGACTGGTTCTGGTTCTCCTTGTGGAGCTTGTAAATTCTTGAGAAGAAAATGTGTTAGAGGTTGTGTTTTTGCACCTTACTTTTGTCATGAACAAGGTGCTACTCATTTTGCAGCTATTCATAAGGTCTTTGGTGCAAGTAATGTCTCAAAACTTCTTGCACATCTCCCTGTGACTGATCGTTGCGAAGCTGCGGTTACAATTTCTTATGAAGCTCAAGCTAGACTACAAGATCCAATCTATGGATGTGTTGCTCATATTTTTGCACTCCAACAACAG GTGGTCAATTTACAAGCACAACTAGCTTATATGAAGGAAGAAGCAGCTCAAAGGTGTCTCAATACCTCAATCATTGAAAACCCTAATGAGAAAAACTTTGTAAAACCTAGTAATAACATTCTCCCTCAAGATCTTCAAATCCAAATGGAAAATAATTCCTACATGAGTCCTCAATTTCTTCCCAACTTATCCTCATCCACTACTAATCTCTCAACTACACATTATTATAATGGGAATAGTACCACTTTCATGGACCTAAACCCTATAATTGGAAACTATGAAAATTCAGGAACTTTAGAAGAAAGCATCTCATCATTTTCTAACTTTGATGACAGATGTAATAACTCAATGTGGAACTTTCATGAAGTGCATAACCTTCAGTAA
- the LOC123895784 gene encoding protein FAR1-RELATED SEQUENCE 5-like, producing the protein MDSASPSKEFDDLENDTSEEWIPPCGNELKPVIGKVFDTLTEGVDFYKNYAHAVGFSVRSSSEIKEKDGVNVRWKYLVCSKEGFKEEKKIDTPELLVTENNLSKSRKRKLTRQGCKAKIVFKRTDEGKYEVSKFDEGHSHGLVTPTKKQFLRSARSVNDVHKNLWLSCERSNVGTSKSFKIMKDQVGSYENIGCTQRDLQNYSRHLKELIKDSDADI; encoded by the exons ATGGATTCAGCCTCGCCGTCAAAAGAATTCGATGATCTAGAAAATGATACGTCGGAGGAATGGATTCCTCCGTGCGGTAATGAACTCAAACCTGTGATTGGCAAGGTATTTGATACTTTAACAGAAGGagttgatttttataaaaattatgcaCATGCTGTTGGTTTTAGTGTGCGTAGTTCAtctgaaattaaagaaaaagatGGTGTCAATGTCAGATGGAAGTATTTGGTTTGCTCAAAAGAGGGTtttaaagaggaaaaaaagatTGACACTCCTGAATTGCTTGTTACCGAAAATAATTTGTCTAAaagtagaaaaagaaaattaacacGGCAGGGATGTAAAGCAAAAATTGTTTTCAAGAGAACTGATGAGGGTAAATATGAAGTCTCAAAATTTGATGAAGGTCATTCACATGGACTAGTCACACCTACAAAGAAACAATTCTTAAGGTCAGCAAGGAGTGTAAACGATGTTCATAAGAACCTATGGCTTTCCTGCGAAAGATCTAATGTGGGGACTtctaaaagttttaaaataatgaaGGATCAGGTTGGGAGTTATGAAAATATAGGATGTACACAAAGAGATTTGCAAAACTATTCAAGACATTTGAAAGAATTGATCAAAGACTCTGATGCTGATAt ATGA
- the LOC123898158 gene encoding LOB domain-containing protein 16-like: protein MASNGTSSGTGSPCGACKFLRRKCAPDCIFAPYFCSEQGPARFAAIHKVFGASNVSKLLLHIPAHERCEAVVTIAYEAQARIRDPVYGCVSHIFALQQQVACLQAQLIQVKSQLSQNIDNNQWTWNNNTNNNVATTQPMNYPFCPTYMNPISPQSSLESSIDHSSSMNDGIMSMQDVQSSREDFSFQACNNSKKRMSYNNNNHDLGELQEIALRMMRNFD, encoded by the exons ATGGCTTCAAATGGAACTAGCTCTGGAACTGGTTCTCCTTGTGGAGCATGCAAGTTCCTAAGAAGAAAATGTGCACCTGATTGCATTTTTGCACCTTACTTTTGCTCAGAACAAGGTCCTGCAAGATTTGCAGCTATTCATAAAGTGTTTGGTGCTAGCAATGTTTCTAAGTTGCTTTTGCATATACCAGCTCATGAACGTTGTGAAGCTGTTGTTACTATTGCTTATGAGGCTCAAGCTCGTATTAGAGACCCTGTTTATGGCTGTGTCTCACACATTTTTGCCTTACAACAACAG GTAGCATGCTTGCAGGCACAATTGATTCAAGTGAAATCTCAGCTATCACAAAACATAGACAATAATCAATGGACATggaataataatactaataataatgttGCTACTACACAACCAATGAATTATCCATTTTGTCCAACTTACATGAATCCTATATCTCCTCAAAGCTCACTAGAGTCATCAATTGATCATAGTAGCAGCATGAATGATGGAATTATGAGCATGCAAGATGTACAAAGTAGTAGAGAAGATTTCTCATTCCAAGCTTGTAATAATTCTAAGAAAAGAATGtcatataacaataataatcatGACTTGGGAGAGTTGCAAGAGATTGCACTTAGGATGATGAGGAATTTTGACTAG